Proteins from a single region of Budorcas taxicolor isolate Tak-1 chromosome 11, Takin1.1, whole genome shotgun sequence:
- the VWA7 gene encoding von Willebrand factor A domain-containing protein 7 isoform X1, giving the protein METGKASPALSFCCFLSSRVPSVPQVHVLAMIPADVPLSHLGPMIPADVPLSHLGPSVLLLLQLLLPPASAFFPNIWSLLAAPGSITHQDLTEEAALNVTLHLFLEQPPPGRPPLRLEDFLGRTLLADDLFAAYFGPGSPSRRFRAALGEVSRANAAQDFLPTSKNDPDLHFDAERLGQGRTRLVEALRETVAAAKALDYTLARQRLGAALHALQDFYSHSNWVELGKQQPHPHLLWPRQELRSLAQVGDPTCSDCEELSCPGNLLGFTLLTSGYFGTHPSKPPGKCSHGGHFDHSSSQPPRGGINKDSTSPGFSPHHMLHPQAAKLALLASIQAFNLLRSRLGDIGFSRLLDITPASSLSFVLDTTGSMGEEINAAKIQARHIVEQRRGTPMEPTHYVLVPFHDPGFGPVFTTSDPDNFWQQLNEMHALGGGDEPEMCLSALELALLHTPPLSDIFVFTDASPKDAFLTNRVESLTQERRCRVTFLVTEDPSRAQGRARREVLSPLRFEPYEAVALASGGEVIFTEDQYIRDVAAIVGDSIADLVTLPLEPRVVVAERPLVFRVDGLLQNVTVRIHGEVSSFWIRNPAGVSQSQEEGEGPLGRTHRFGRFWMVSMNDPPQSGTWEIQVTAKGTPRVRVQGKEDDIPGKGTGRPESSISHIHHGKVSAFGPPSAQTSLDFLFHFGIPMEDGPHPGLYPLTQPVAGLQTQLLVEVTGLGSRGNPGGPLPHFSHVVLRGVPQGAELGQVPLEPRGPPERGLLAASLPPTLLSTSGPFSLELVGQDGVGRGLHRAAPQPCAVVPVLLELSGPPGFLAPGTTAPLSLRIASFSGPQDLHLRTSAKPNFALTSNLSRVHLEQNESASGRLWLEVPDTAASDSVVMVTVTAKNGEPSTMPPTHAFLRLLVRAPAPQDQLPAPAYSTDPVLNTSHPAFHFSTLVTQGEAGGELAGHPWWITFGVMLLLLGLGPW; this is encoded by the exons ATGGAGACAGGCAAAGCCAGTCCTGCCCTAAGTTTCTGCTGCTTCCTTTCCTCTCGAGTGCCTTCTGTCCCTCAGGTCCATGTCTTAGCCATGATCCCCGCGGACGTGCCCCTATCCCACCTGGGCCCCATGATCCCCGCGGACGTGCCCCTATCCCACCTGGGCccctcagtgctgctgctgctgcagctcctgcTGCCTCCTGCATCCGCTTTCTTCCCCAACATCTGGAGCCTCCTGGCTGCCCCCGGCTCCATCACCCACCAGGACCTGACGGAGGAGGCGGCGCTCAACGTCACCCTGCACCTCTTCCTAGAGCAGCCGCCCCCAGGTCGGCCCCCCCTTCGCCTTGAGGACTTCCTG GGCCGCACCCTCCTTGCCGACGACCTCTTTGCCGCCTActttggacctgggtctccttctCGCCGGTTCCGAGCAGCCTTGGGAGAGGTGTCTCGTGCCAATGCCGCCCAAGACTTTCTGCCAACTTCCAAGAATGACCCTGACCTGCACTTTGATGCCGAGCGGCTGGGCCAGGGCCGCACACGCCTGGTGGAGGCTCTACGGGAGACTGTGGCAGcagccaaagcccttgactataCCCTGGCTCGCCAGCGCCTGGGAGCTGCGCTTCACGCCCTGCAG GATTTCTACAGTCACAGCAACTGGGTGGAACTGGGGAAGCAGCAGCCACACCCTCACCTCCTCTGGCCGAGGCAGGAGCTCCGGAGCCTGGCACAAG TGGGCGATCCTACCTGCTCTGACTGTGAGGAGTTGAGCTGCCCTGGGAACTTGCTGGGCTTCACACTCCTCACCTCTGGCTACTTTGGCACTCATCCCTCCAAACCTCCAG ggaaatGTAGCCACGGGGGCCACTTTGACCACAGCAGCTCCCAGCCGCCACGGGGAGGCATCAACAAGGATAGCACATCCCCAGGCTTCTCCCCCCACCACATGCTGCACCCCCAGGCTGCAAAACTGGCCCTTCTGGCCTCCATCCAGGCCTTCAACCTCCTACGAAGCCGCCTGGGAGACATCGGTTTCTCCAG GCTGCTGGACATCACCCCAGCCTCCAGCCTGAGCTTCGTCCTGGATACCACAGGCAGTATGGGTGAGGAGATCAATGCTGCCAAGATCCAGGCCCGTCACATTGTGGAGCAGCGACGGGGCACCCCCATGGAGCCCACTCACTATGTCCTGGTGCCGTTCCATGATCCAG GGTTTGGCCCTGTCTTTACAACAAGTGACCCTGACAACTTCTGGCAACAGCTCAATGAGATGCATGCCTTGGGAGGTGGCGATGAGCCAGAGATGTGCCTGTCAGCCCTGGAG CTGGCTCTGCTGCACACACCTCCACTCTCAGACATTTTTGTCTTCACTGACGCCTCCCCTAAGGACGCCTTTCTCACCAACCGGGTGGAGTCTCTGACGCAGGAACGGCGTTGCAGG GTTACGTTCCTGGTAACTGAGGACCCATCTAGGGCTCAGGGCCGGGCCCGGCGTGAGGTCTTGTCCCCTCTGCGTTTTGAGCCATACGAGGCAGTGGCTCTGGCCTCAGGAGGAGAAGTGATTTTCACCGAAGACCAGTATATTCGGGATGTGGCGGCCATTGTTGGGGACAGTATAGCTGACCTG GTTACCCTTCCCCTGGAGCCCCGTGTTGTGGTGGCTGAGAGGCCACTTGTGTTCAGAGTGGATGGACTGCTCCAGAATGTCACGGTCCGGATCCATGGGGAGGTCAGCAGTTTCTGGATCAGAAACCCTGCAG GGGTCTCCCAGAGCCAGGAGGAAGGTGAGGGGCCTCTAGGTCGCACTCACCGCTTTGGGCGGTTCTGGATGGTGAGCATGAATGACCCTCCACAGTCAGGAACCTGGGAGATCCAAGTCACAGCCAAGGGTACCCCTCGGGTGAGAGTGCAAGGTAAGGAAGATGATATTCCTGGGAAAGGGACGGGGAGACCGGAGAGCAGTATCAGTCACATTCATCACGGGAAGGTCTCTGCCTTCGGCCCTCCTTCAGCCCAGACCTCCCTGGACTTCCTCTTCCACTTTGGGATCCCCATGGAGGATGGACCCCACCCTGGCCTCTACCCCCTGACTCAACCAGTTGCAG GTCTCCAGACCCAGCTACTGGTAGAGGTGACAGGGCTGGGCTCCAGAGGAAACCCTGGAGGCCCTCTGCCGCACTTCTCCCACGTGGTCCTCCGAGGGGTCCCGCAAGGTGCTGAACTGGGCCAGGTGCCTCTGGAGCCCAGGGGACCCCCAGAGCGAGGTCTCCTCGCTGCCTCGCTACCGCCCACCCTTCTGTCCACCTCGGGACCCTTCTCCCTGGAGCTGGTTGGCCAGGACGGAGTGGGGCGGGGCCTGCACCGGGCGGCCCCCCAGCCCTGTGCTGTAGTTCCGGTCCTGCTGGAG CTCAGCGGTCCCCCGGGTTTCCTGGCTCCAGGCACCACAGCCCCGCTCAGCCTCCGCATCGCCAGCTTTTCGGGCCCTCAGGATCTCCATCTTAGGACATCTGCCAAACCCAATTTCGCCCTCACCTCCAACCTCTCCAG GGTTCACCTGGAACAGAACGAGTCCGCCTCGGGGCGCCTGTGGCTGGAGGTACCAGACACAGCCGCCTCTGACTCCGTGGTGATGGTGACGGTGACTGCAAAGAATGGAGAACCCAGCACGATGCCCCCGACCCATGCCTTCCTCCGGCTCCTGGTGCGGGCCCCTGCCCCGCAG GACCAGCTCCCTGCTCCCGCCTACTCGACTGACCCCGTCCTCAACACCTCCCACCCTGCCTTCCATTTTTCCACCTTGGTGACTCAGGGAGAAGCTGGGGGAGAGCTGGCGGGCCACCCCTGGTGGATCACATTTGGGGTGATGCTGCTTCTGCTCGGCCTGGGCCCCTGGTGA
- the VWA7 gene encoding von Willebrand factor A domain-containing protein 7 isoform X3 codes for MIPADVPLSHLGPMIPADVPLSHLGPSVLLLLQLLLPPASAFFPNIWSLLAAPGSITHQDLTEEAALNVTLHLFLEQPPPGRPPLRLEDFLGRTLLADDLFAAYFGPGSPSRRFRAALGEVSRANAAQDFLPTSKNDPDLHFDAERLGQGRTRLVEALRETVAAAKALDYTLARQRLGAALHALQDFYSHSNWVELGKQQPHPHLLWPRQELRSLAQVGDPTCSDCEELSCPGNLLGFTLLTSGYFGTHPSKPPGKCSHGGHFDHSSSQPPRGGINKDSTSPGFSPHHMLHPQAAKLALLASIQAFNLLRSRLGDIGFSRLLDITPASSLSFVLDTTGSMGEEINAAKIQARHIVEQRRGTPMEPTHYVLVPFHDPGFGPVFTTSDPDNFWQQLNEMHALGGGDEPEMCLSALELALLHTPPLSDIFVFTDASPKDAFLTNRVESLTQERRCRVTFLVTEDPSRAQGRARREVLSPLRFEPYEAVALASGGEVIFTEDQYIRDVAAIVGDSIADLVTLPLEPRVVVAERPLVFRVDGLLQNVTVRIHGEVSSFWIRNPAGVSQSQEEGEGPLGRTHRFGRFWMVSMNDPPQSGTWEIQVTAKGTPRVRVQAQTSLDFLFHFGIPMEDGPHPGLYPLTQPVAGLQTQLLVEVTGLGSRGNPGGPLPHFSHVVLRGVPQGAELGQVPLEPRGPPERGLLAASLPPTLLSTSGPFSLELVGQDGVGRGLHRAAPQPCAVVPVLLELSGPPGFLAPGTTAPLSLRIASFSGPQDLHLRTSAKPNFALTSNLSRVHLEQNESASGRLWLEVPDTAASDSVVMVTVTAKNGEPSTMPPTHAFLRLLVRAPAPQDQLPAPAYSTDPVLNTSHPAFHFSTLVTQGEAGGELAGHPWWITFGVMLLLLGLGPW; via the exons ATGATCCCCGCGGACGTGCCCCTATCCCACCTGGGCCCCATGATCCCCGCGGACGTGCCCCTATCCCACCTGGGCccctcagtgctgctgctgctgcagctcctgcTGCCTCCTGCATCCGCTTTCTTCCCCAACATCTGGAGCCTCCTGGCTGCCCCCGGCTCCATCACCCACCAGGACCTGACGGAGGAGGCGGCGCTCAACGTCACCCTGCACCTCTTCCTAGAGCAGCCGCCCCCAGGTCGGCCCCCCCTTCGCCTTGAGGACTTCCTG GGCCGCACCCTCCTTGCCGACGACCTCTTTGCCGCCTActttggacctgggtctccttctCGCCGGTTCCGAGCAGCCTTGGGAGAGGTGTCTCGTGCCAATGCCGCCCAAGACTTTCTGCCAACTTCCAAGAATGACCCTGACCTGCACTTTGATGCCGAGCGGCTGGGCCAGGGCCGCACACGCCTGGTGGAGGCTCTACGGGAGACTGTGGCAGcagccaaagcccttgactataCCCTGGCTCGCCAGCGCCTGGGAGCTGCGCTTCACGCCCTGCAG GATTTCTACAGTCACAGCAACTGGGTGGAACTGGGGAAGCAGCAGCCACACCCTCACCTCCTCTGGCCGAGGCAGGAGCTCCGGAGCCTGGCACAAG TGGGCGATCCTACCTGCTCTGACTGTGAGGAGTTGAGCTGCCCTGGGAACTTGCTGGGCTTCACACTCCTCACCTCTGGCTACTTTGGCACTCATCCCTCCAAACCTCCAG ggaaatGTAGCCACGGGGGCCACTTTGACCACAGCAGCTCCCAGCCGCCACGGGGAGGCATCAACAAGGATAGCACATCCCCAGGCTTCTCCCCCCACCACATGCTGCACCCCCAGGCTGCAAAACTGGCCCTTCTGGCCTCCATCCAGGCCTTCAACCTCCTACGAAGCCGCCTGGGAGACATCGGTTTCTCCAG GCTGCTGGACATCACCCCAGCCTCCAGCCTGAGCTTCGTCCTGGATACCACAGGCAGTATGGGTGAGGAGATCAATGCTGCCAAGATCCAGGCCCGTCACATTGTGGAGCAGCGACGGGGCACCCCCATGGAGCCCACTCACTATGTCCTGGTGCCGTTCCATGATCCAG GGTTTGGCCCTGTCTTTACAACAAGTGACCCTGACAACTTCTGGCAACAGCTCAATGAGATGCATGCCTTGGGAGGTGGCGATGAGCCAGAGATGTGCCTGTCAGCCCTGGAG CTGGCTCTGCTGCACACACCTCCACTCTCAGACATTTTTGTCTTCACTGACGCCTCCCCTAAGGACGCCTTTCTCACCAACCGGGTGGAGTCTCTGACGCAGGAACGGCGTTGCAGG GTTACGTTCCTGGTAACTGAGGACCCATCTAGGGCTCAGGGCCGGGCCCGGCGTGAGGTCTTGTCCCCTCTGCGTTTTGAGCCATACGAGGCAGTGGCTCTGGCCTCAGGAGGAGAAGTGATTTTCACCGAAGACCAGTATATTCGGGATGTGGCGGCCATTGTTGGGGACAGTATAGCTGACCTG GTTACCCTTCCCCTGGAGCCCCGTGTTGTGGTGGCTGAGAGGCCACTTGTGTTCAGAGTGGATGGACTGCTCCAGAATGTCACGGTCCGGATCCATGGGGAGGTCAGCAGTTTCTGGATCAGAAACCCTGCAG GGGTCTCCCAGAGCCAGGAGGAAGGTGAGGGGCCTCTAGGTCGCACTCACCGCTTTGGGCGGTTCTGGATGGTGAGCATGAATGACCCTCCACAGTCAGGAACCTGGGAGATCCAAGTCACAGCCAAGGGTACCCCTCGGGTGAGAGTGCAAG CCCAGACCTCCCTGGACTTCCTCTTCCACTTTGGGATCCCCATGGAGGATGGACCCCACCCTGGCCTCTACCCCCTGACTCAACCAGTTGCAG GTCTCCAGACCCAGCTACTGGTAGAGGTGACAGGGCTGGGCTCCAGAGGAAACCCTGGAGGCCCTCTGCCGCACTTCTCCCACGTGGTCCTCCGAGGGGTCCCGCAAGGTGCTGAACTGGGCCAGGTGCCTCTGGAGCCCAGGGGACCCCCAGAGCGAGGTCTCCTCGCTGCCTCGCTACCGCCCACCCTTCTGTCCACCTCGGGACCCTTCTCCCTGGAGCTGGTTGGCCAGGACGGAGTGGGGCGGGGCCTGCACCGGGCGGCCCCCCAGCCCTGTGCTGTAGTTCCGGTCCTGCTGGAG CTCAGCGGTCCCCCGGGTTTCCTGGCTCCAGGCACCACAGCCCCGCTCAGCCTCCGCATCGCCAGCTTTTCGGGCCCTCAGGATCTCCATCTTAGGACATCTGCCAAACCCAATTTCGCCCTCACCTCCAACCTCTCCAG GGTTCACCTGGAACAGAACGAGTCCGCCTCGGGGCGCCTGTGGCTGGAGGTACCAGACACAGCCGCCTCTGACTCCGTGGTGATGGTGACGGTGACTGCAAAGAATGGAGAACCCAGCACGATGCCCCCGACCCATGCCTTCCTCCGGCTCCTGGTGCGGGCCCCTGCCCCGCAG GACCAGCTCCCTGCTCCCGCCTACTCGACTGACCCCGTCCTCAACACCTCCCACCCTGCCTTCCATTTTTCCACCTTGGTGACTCAGGGAGAAGCTGGGGGAGAGCTGGCGGGCCACCCCTGGTGGATCACATTTGGGGTGATGCTGCTTCTGCTCGGCCTGGGCCCCTGGTGA
- the VWA7 gene encoding von Willebrand factor A domain-containing protein 7 isoform X4 — MIPADVPLSHLGPMIPADVPLSHLGPSVLLLLQLLLPPASAFFPNIWSLLAAPGSITHQDLTEEAALNVTLHLFLEQPPPGRPPLRLEDFLGRTLLADDLFAAYFGPGSPSRRFRAALGEVSRANAAQDFLPTSKNDPDLHFDAERLGQGRTRLVEALRETVAAAKALDYTLARQRLGAALHALQDFYSHSNWVELGKQQPHPHLLWPRQELRSLAQVGDPTCSDCEELSCPGNLLGFTLLTSGYFGTHPSKPPGKCSHGGHFDHSSSQPPRGGINKDSTSPGFSPHHMLHPQAAKLALLASIQAFNLLRSRLGDIGFSRLLDITPASSLSFVLDTTGSMGEEINAAKIQARHIVEQRRGTPMEPTHYVLVPFHDPGFGPVFTTSDPDNFWQQLNEMHALGGGDEPEMCLSALELALLHTPPLSDIFVFTDASPKDAFLTNRVESLTQERRCRVTFLVTEDPSRAQGRARREVLSPLRFEPYEAVALASGGEVIFTEDQYIRDVAAIVGDSIADLVTLPLEPRVVVAERPLVFRVDGLLQNVTVRIHGEVSSFWIRNPAGVSQSQEEGEGPLGRTHRFGRFWMVSMNDPPQSGTWEIQVTAKGTPRVRVQGLQTQLLVEVTGLGSRGNPGGPLPHFSHVVLRGVPQGAELGQVPLEPRGPPERGLLAASLPPTLLSTSGPFSLELVGQDGVGRGLHRAAPQPCAVVPVLLELSGPPGFLAPGTTAPLSLRIASFSGPQDLHLRTSAKPNFALTSNLSSYSEPVAEARWWHPLPRVHLEQNESASGRLWLEVPDTAASDSVVMVTVTAKNGEPSTMPPTHAFLRLLVRAPAPQDQLPAPAYSTDPVLNTSHPAFHFSTLVTQGEAGGELAGHPWWITFGVMLLLLGLGPW, encoded by the exons ATGATCCCCGCGGACGTGCCCCTATCCCACCTGGGCCCCATGATCCCCGCGGACGTGCCCCTATCCCACCTGGGCccctcagtgctgctgctgctgcagctcctgcTGCCTCCTGCATCCGCTTTCTTCCCCAACATCTGGAGCCTCCTGGCTGCCCCCGGCTCCATCACCCACCAGGACCTGACGGAGGAGGCGGCGCTCAACGTCACCCTGCACCTCTTCCTAGAGCAGCCGCCCCCAGGTCGGCCCCCCCTTCGCCTTGAGGACTTCCTG GGCCGCACCCTCCTTGCCGACGACCTCTTTGCCGCCTActttggacctgggtctccttctCGCCGGTTCCGAGCAGCCTTGGGAGAGGTGTCTCGTGCCAATGCCGCCCAAGACTTTCTGCCAACTTCCAAGAATGACCCTGACCTGCACTTTGATGCCGAGCGGCTGGGCCAGGGCCGCACACGCCTGGTGGAGGCTCTACGGGAGACTGTGGCAGcagccaaagcccttgactataCCCTGGCTCGCCAGCGCCTGGGAGCTGCGCTTCACGCCCTGCAG GATTTCTACAGTCACAGCAACTGGGTGGAACTGGGGAAGCAGCAGCCACACCCTCACCTCCTCTGGCCGAGGCAGGAGCTCCGGAGCCTGGCACAAG TGGGCGATCCTACCTGCTCTGACTGTGAGGAGTTGAGCTGCCCTGGGAACTTGCTGGGCTTCACACTCCTCACCTCTGGCTACTTTGGCACTCATCCCTCCAAACCTCCAG ggaaatGTAGCCACGGGGGCCACTTTGACCACAGCAGCTCCCAGCCGCCACGGGGAGGCATCAACAAGGATAGCACATCCCCAGGCTTCTCCCCCCACCACATGCTGCACCCCCAGGCTGCAAAACTGGCCCTTCTGGCCTCCATCCAGGCCTTCAACCTCCTACGAAGCCGCCTGGGAGACATCGGTTTCTCCAG GCTGCTGGACATCACCCCAGCCTCCAGCCTGAGCTTCGTCCTGGATACCACAGGCAGTATGGGTGAGGAGATCAATGCTGCCAAGATCCAGGCCCGTCACATTGTGGAGCAGCGACGGGGCACCCCCATGGAGCCCACTCACTATGTCCTGGTGCCGTTCCATGATCCAG GGTTTGGCCCTGTCTTTACAACAAGTGACCCTGACAACTTCTGGCAACAGCTCAATGAGATGCATGCCTTGGGAGGTGGCGATGAGCCAGAGATGTGCCTGTCAGCCCTGGAG CTGGCTCTGCTGCACACACCTCCACTCTCAGACATTTTTGTCTTCACTGACGCCTCCCCTAAGGACGCCTTTCTCACCAACCGGGTGGAGTCTCTGACGCAGGAACGGCGTTGCAGG GTTACGTTCCTGGTAACTGAGGACCCATCTAGGGCTCAGGGCCGGGCCCGGCGTGAGGTCTTGTCCCCTCTGCGTTTTGAGCCATACGAGGCAGTGGCTCTGGCCTCAGGAGGAGAAGTGATTTTCACCGAAGACCAGTATATTCGGGATGTGGCGGCCATTGTTGGGGACAGTATAGCTGACCTG GTTACCCTTCCCCTGGAGCCCCGTGTTGTGGTGGCTGAGAGGCCACTTGTGTTCAGAGTGGATGGACTGCTCCAGAATGTCACGGTCCGGATCCATGGGGAGGTCAGCAGTTTCTGGATCAGAAACCCTGCAG GGGTCTCCCAGAGCCAGGAGGAAGGTGAGGGGCCTCTAGGTCGCACTCACCGCTTTGGGCGGTTCTGGATGGTGAGCATGAATGACCCTCCACAGTCAGGAACCTGGGAGATCCAAGTCACAGCCAAGGGTACCCCTCGGGTGAGAGTGCAAG GTCTCCAGACCCAGCTACTGGTAGAGGTGACAGGGCTGGGCTCCAGAGGAAACCCTGGAGGCCCTCTGCCGCACTTCTCCCACGTGGTCCTCCGAGGGGTCCCGCAAGGTGCTGAACTGGGCCAGGTGCCTCTGGAGCCCAGGGGACCCCCAGAGCGAGGTCTCCTCGCTGCCTCGCTACCGCCCACCCTTCTGTCCACCTCGGGACCCTTCTCCCTGGAGCTGGTTGGCCAGGACGGAGTGGGGCGGGGCCTGCACCGGGCGGCCCCCCAGCCCTGTGCTGTAGTTCCGGTCCTGCTGGAG CTCAGCGGTCCCCCGGGTTTCCTGGCTCCAGGCACCACAGCCCCGCTCAGCCTCCGCATCGCCAGCTTTTCGGGCCCTCAGGATCTCCATCTTAGGACATCTGCCAAACCCAATTTCGCCCTCACCTCCAACCTCTCCAG CTATTCAGAGCCTGTGGCTGAAGCGAGATGGTGGCATCCACTCCCCAGGGTTCACCTGGAACAGAACGAGTCCGCCTCGGGGCGCCTGTGGCTGGAGGTACCAGACACAGCCGCCTCTGACTCCGTGGTGATGGTGACGGTGACTGCAAAGAATGGAGAACCCAGCACGATGCCCCCGACCCATGCCTTCCTCCGGCTCCTGGTGCGGGCCCCTGCCCCGCAG GACCAGCTCCCTGCTCCCGCCTACTCGACTGACCCCGTCCTCAACACCTCCCACCCTGCCTTCCATTTTTCCACCTTGGTGACTCAGGGAGAAGCTGGGGGAGAGCTGGCGGGCCACCCCTGGTGGATCACATTTGGGGTGATGCTGCTTCTGCTCGGCCTGGGCCCCTGGTGA